From one Bacteroidales bacterium genomic stretch:
- the rpsC gene encoding 30S ribosomal protein S3 has protein sequence MGQKCNPIGNRLGIIKGWDSNWFGGNDYSQKIVEDDKIRKYLHARLVKASISKIIIERTLKLVTITINTARPGIIIGKAGQEVDKLREELKKVTNKEVQINIFEIKRPELDAYLVGSNIAKQLEGKISYRRAVKMAIASTMRMGAEGIKVQVSGRLGGAEMARSEMYKEGRTPLHTLRADIDYAMVEALTKIGLIGVKVWICKGEIYGKRDLSPNIGVSSSKQKSFKKRRR, from the coding sequence ATGGGACAGAAATGTAATCCAATAGGTAATAGATTAGGAATCATAAAGGGATGGGATTCTAATTGGTTTGGAGGTAACGATTATTCTCAAAAAATTGTTGAGGATGACAAAATTAGAAAATATCTACATGCAAGATTAGTAAAAGCAAGTATTTCAAAAATCATTATTGAAAGAACACTTAAACTTGTTACTATTACAATTAATACTGCCAGACCAGGTATAATTATTGGAAAAGCAGGTCAGGAAGTTGATAAACTAAGAGAAGAACTAAAAAAAGTAACTAATAAAGAAGTACAAATAAATATTTTTGAAATAAAAAGACCCGAATTAGATGCATATCTTGTAGGTTCTAACATAGCAAAGCAATTAGAGGGAAAAATATCATATCGTAGAGCAGTAAAAATGGCTATTGCTTCAACAATGAGAATGGGAGCAGAAGGAATTAAAGTACAAGTATCAGGTAGATTGGGGGGTGCTGAAATGGCAAGGTCCGAAATGTATAAAGAAGGAAGAACGCCATTACATACACTTAGAGCAGATATTGATTATGCTATGGTTGAGGCTTTAACAAAAATTGGCTTAATAGGTGTAAAAGTATGGATATGTAAAGGTGAAATATATGGAAAACGAGATCTTTCTCCTAATATAGGTGTATCAAGTTCAAAACAAAAAAGTTTTAAGAAAAGAAGAAGATAA
- the rpsS gene encoding 30S ribosomal protein S19: MSRSLKKGPFINLKLEKKVLAMNESKKKSVIKTWARSSMISPDFVGLTIAVHNGNRFIPVYITENMVGHKLGEFAPTRTFRGHGGKQR; the protein is encoded by the coding sequence ATGAGTCGTTCACTAAAAAAAGGACCATTTATCAATTTGAAACTTGAAAAAAAAGTACTTGCAATGAATGAATCGAAAAAAAAATCGGTTATTAAAACTTGGGCAAGAAGTTCAATGATTTCTCCAGATTTTGTGGGATTAACAATTGCAGTACATAATGGTAATAGATTTATTCCTGTTTATATAACTGAGAACATGGTTGGTCATAAATTAGGAGAATTTGCTCCTACTCGTACTTTTAGAGGACATGGAGGTAAACAAAGATAG
- the rplV gene encoding 50S ribosomal protein L22, with amino-acid sequence MGAQKKNKAIRIEEERKSKSFAKLMNCPTSPRKMRLVADIVRGVEVNKALSILKFSNKEASGRVEKLLLSAIANWQSKNEGVKIEDTNLFIKEIFVDSGRVLKRLRPAPQGRAHRIRKRSNHVTLILDSINNNDNQTK; translated from the coding sequence ATGGGTGCACAAAAAAAAAATAAAGCAATTAGGATAGAAGAGGAAAGAAAAAGCAAATCTTTTGCAAAATTAATGAATTGTCCTACATCACCTAGGAAAATGAGATTAGTTGCTGATATAGTTAGAGGTGTTGAAGTAAATAAGGCATTGAGTATATTAAAATTTAGCAATAAAGAAGCATCAGGAAGAGTTGAAAAATTACTTTTATCTGCTATAGCAAACTGGCAAAGTAAAAATGAAGGTGTCAAAATTGAAGATACAAATTTATTCATTAAAGAAATATTTGTTGATTCAGGAAGGGTTTTGAAAAGACTTAGACCTGCACCACAAGGTAGAGCACACAGGATTAGAAAAAGATCAAATCATGTAACACTAATTTTAGATAGTATTAATAATAATGATAATCAAACTAAATAA